One part of the Muntiacus reevesi chromosome 18, mMunRee1.1, whole genome shotgun sequence genome encodes these proteins:
- the TNK1 gene encoding non-receptor tyrosine-protein kinase TNK1 isoform X3, which translates to MALAWAGLIFGGFAPGQKETTPPSDSLPSLPEPDGRLKCLIPDRAVCRGELLGSGCFGMVHRGLWTLPSGQTVPVAVKSLRVGPEGPEGTELEDFLREVSVMMNLEHPHVLRLHGLVLGQPLQMVMELAPLGSLHARLTAPAPTPPLPLALLCLFLRQVAGAMAYLGARGLVHRDLATRNLLLASPRTIKVADFGLVRPLGGARGRYIMGGPRRIPFAWCAPESLRHGAFSSASDVWMYGVTLWEMFAGGEEPWAGVPPYLILQRLEKDRARLPRPPLCSRALYTLALRCWAYHPADRPTFSDLEGLLQEAWPPEGRCVREVMEPGALRMEPGDPITIIEGSLDSTTWKGQNGRTFKVGSFPASAVTLVDPPATRPVLRGTPARGERHQRNADGDRGKAKLQDAPQARGQRRNVALQRTKGISKSLESVLSLGPRPTGGGSSPPELRHARTGPQGPPGRPPHLPMATSSSQPPRERPPWPKREPPNSHPIGAPGASKAAIPSGGPLSDPELQRRVMEVELSVHGVTHQECQAALRATGGDVVSAIRNLKVEQLFYLSSWSRADCRRVLERYQWDLSAASRYVLAQP; encoded by the exons ATGGCATTGGCATGGGCCGGCCTG ATCTTTGGGGGCTTTGCCCCTGGGCAGAAGGAGACCACCCCACCCTCAGATAGCCTTCCATCCCTCCCTGAGCCAGATGGGAGACTCAAGTGTCTGATCCCAGACCGGGCTGTGTGCCGAGGGGAGCTTCTGGGCTCCGGCTGCTTTGGCATGGTGCACCGAGGGCTGTGGACACTACCCAGCGGCCAGACT GTCCCAGTGGCTGTCAAGTCCCTCCGGGTGGGTCCCGAAGGTCCCGAGGGCACTGAGCTAGAGGACTTCCTGAGAGAAGTGTCCGTCATGATGAACTTGGAGCATCCACACGTGCTGCGTCTGCATGGCCTGGTACTGGGCCAGCCTCTGCAGATG GTGATGGAGCTGGCgcccctgggctccctgcacGCGCGTCTGACGGCCCCGGCCCCCACGCCCCCGCTACCCCTGGCCTTGCTCTGCCTCTTTCTGCGGCAGGTGGCGGGGGCCATGGCGTACCTGGGGGCCCGTGGGCTGGTGCACCGAGACCTGGCCACGCGCAACCTGCTGCTGGCTTCACCGCGCACCATCAAGGTGGCTGACTTCGGGCTGGTGCGACCGCTGGGCGGTGCCCGGGGTCGCTACATCATGGGCGGGCCCCGACGCATCCCCTTTGCATG GTGTGCGCCCGAGAGCCTGCGCCACGGGGCCTTCTCGTCTGCCTCGGACGTGTGGATGTATGGGGTGACGCTGTGGGAGATGTTCGCTGGGGGCGAGGAGCCCTGGGCCGGGGTCCCGCCATACCTCATCCTGCAACGGCTGGAGAAGGACCGAGCCCGCCTGCCCAGGCCTCCTCTCTGCTCCAGGGCCCTCTACACCCTGGCCTTGCGCTGCTGGGCCTACCACCCTGCTGACCGGCCCACCTTTTCCGACCTAGAAGGGCTGCTTCAAGAG GCCTGGCCTCCTGAGGGACGTTGTGTGAGGGAGGTCATGGAGCCCGGTGCCCTGAGGATGGAGCCTGGTGACCCCATCACTATCATCGAGGGCAG CCTTGACTCCACAACCTGGAAGGGCCAGAATGGTCGCACATTCAAAGTGGGCAGCTTCCCAGCCTCGGCGGTGACGCTGGTAGACCCACCAGCCACCCGCCCTGTCCTCAGAGGCACCCCTGCCCGGGGAGAGCGACACCAGAGAAACGCAGATGG GGACAGAGGGAAGGCAAAGCTTCAGGATGCCCCTCAGGCTCGGGGCCAGAGAAGGAATGTGGCTCTGCAGAGGACTAAAG GCATTTCCAAAAGTCTGGAGTCAGTTCTTTCCCTGGGCCCCCGCCCCACAGGAGGTGGGTCAAGCCCCCCTGAACTTCGACATGCCAGAACTGGGCCCCAGGGACCCCCAGGCCGGCCACCCCACCTTCCCATGGCCACCAgctcttcccagcctcccagggagcGGCCTCCCTGGCCCAAAAGAGAACCCCCCAACAGTCACCCCATAGGAGCACCTGGAGCCAGCAAAGCCGCCATCCCCTCCGGAGGACCCCTGTCCGACCCCGAGCTACAGAGGAGGGTTATGGAG GTGGAGCTGAGTGTGCACGGGGTCACCCACCAGGAGTGCCAGGCTGCTCTAAGAGCCACCGGGGGAGATGTGGTTTCTGCCATCCGGAACCTCAAG GTAGAACAGCTCTTCTACCTCAGCAGCTGGTCCAGAGCGGACTGCCGGCGCGTCCTGGAGCGTTACCAGTGGGACCTCTCGGCCGCCAGCCGCTATGTCCTGGCCCAGCCCTGA
- the TNK1 gene encoding non-receptor tyrosine-protein kinase TNK1 isoform X2, with amino-acid sequence MLPEAGSLWLLRLLRDLQLAQFYRPILEELNVTRPEHFDFVRAEDLDGIGMGRPAQRRLAEALKRHRSGLKSKNWVYKIFGGFAPGQKETTPPSDSLPSLPEPDGRLKCLIPDRAVCRGELLGSGCFGMVHRGLWTLPSGQTVPVAVKSLRVGPEGPEGTELEDFLREVSVMMNLEHPHVLRLHGLVLGQPLQMVMELAPLGSLHARLTAPAPTPPLPLALLCLFLRQVAGAMAYLGARGLVHRDLATRNLLLASPRTIKVADFGLVRPLGGARGRYIMGGPRRIPFAWCAPESLRHGAFSSASDVWMYGVTLWEMFAGGEEPWAGVPPYLILQRLEKDRARLPRPPLCSRALYTLALRCWAYHPADRPTFSDLEGLLQEAWPPEGRCVREVMEPGALRMEPGDPITIIEGSLDSTTWKGQNGRTFKVGSFPASAVTLVDPPATRPVLRGTPARGERHQRNADGDRGKAKLQDAPQARGQRRNVALQRTKGISKSLESVLSLGPRPTGGGSSPPELRHARTGPQGPPGRPPHLPMATSSSQPPRERPPWPKREPPNSHPIGAPGASKAAIPSGGPLSDPELQRRVMEVELSVHGVTHQECQAALRATGGDVVSAIRNLKVEQLFYLSSWSRADCRRVLERYQWDLSAASRYVLAQP; translated from the exons ATGCTCCCCGAGGCGGGTTCCCTGTGGCTGCTGCGGCTGCTCCGAGACCTCCAGCTGGCCCAGTTTTACCGGCCTATCCTGGAGGAGCTTAATGTGACTCGGCCGGAGCACTTCGACTTTGTAAGAGCTGAAGATCTGGATGGCATTGGCATGGGCCGGCCTG CCCAACGTAGACTGGCTGAAGCTCTGAAGAGGCACCGTTCGGGGCTCAAGTCTAAGAACTGGGTCTACAAG ATCTTTGGGGGCTTTGCCCCTGGGCAGAAGGAGACCACCCCACCCTCAGATAGCCTTCCATCCCTCCCTGAGCCAGATGGGAGACTCAAGTGTCTGATCCCAGACCGGGCTGTGTGCCGAGGGGAGCTTCTGGGCTCCGGCTGCTTTGGCATGGTGCACCGAGGGCTGTGGACACTACCCAGCGGCCAGACT GTCCCAGTGGCTGTCAAGTCCCTCCGGGTGGGTCCCGAAGGTCCCGAGGGCACTGAGCTAGAGGACTTCCTGAGAGAAGTGTCCGTCATGATGAACTTGGAGCATCCACACGTGCTGCGTCTGCATGGCCTGGTACTGGGCCAGCCTCTGCAGATG GTGATGGAGCTGGCgcccctgggctccctgcacGCGCGTCTGACGGCCCCGGCCCCCACGCCCCCGCTACCCCTGGCCTTGCTCTGCCTCTTTCTGCGGCAGGTGGCGGGGGCCATGGCGTACCTGGGGGCCCGTGGGCTGGTGCACCGAGACCTGGCCACGCGCAACCTGCTGCTGGCTTCACCGCGCACCATCAAGGTGGCTGACTTCGGGCTGGTGCGACCGCTGGGCGGTGCCCGGGGTCGCTACATCATGGGCGGGCCCCGACGCATCCCCTTTGCATG GTGTGCGCCCGAGAGCCTGCGCCACGGGGCCTTCTCGTCTGCCTCGGACGTGTGGATGTATGGGGTGACGCTGTGGGAGATGTTCGCTGGGGGCGAGGAGCCCTGGGCCGGGGTCCCGCCATACCTCATCCTGCAACGGCTGGAGAAGGACCGAGCCCGCCTGCCCAGGCCTCCTCTCTGCTCCAGGGCCCTCTACACCCTGGCCTTGCGCTGCTGGGCCTACCACCCTGCTGACCGGCCCACCTTTTCCGACCTAGAAGGGCTGCTTCAAGAG GCCTGGCCTCCTGAGGGACGTTGTGTGAGGGAGGTCATGGAGCCCGGTGCCCTGAGGATGGAGCCTGGTGACCCCATCACTATCATCGAGGGCAG CCTTGACTCCACAACCTGGAAGGGCCAGAATGGTCGCACATTCAAAGTGGGCAGCTTCCCAGCCTCGGCGGTGACGCTGGTAGACCCACCAGCCACCCGCCCTGTCCTCAGAGGCACCCCTGCCCGGGGAGAGCGACACCAGAGAAACGCAGATGG GGACAGAGGGAAGGCAAAGCTTCAGGATGCCCCTCAGGCTCGGGGCCAGAGAAGGAATGTGGCTCTGCAGAGGACTAAAG GCATTTCCAAAAGTCTGGAGTCAGTTCTTTCCCTGGGCCCCCGCCCCACAGGAGGTGGGTCAAGCCCCCCTGAACTTCGACATGCCAGAACTGGGCCCCAGGGACCCCCAGGCCGGCCACCCCACCTTCCCATGGCCACCAgctcttcccagcctcccagggagcGGCCTCCCTGGCCCAAAAGAGAACCCCCCAACAGTCACCCCATAGGAGCACCTGGAGCCAGCAAAGCCGCCATCCCCTCCGGAGGACCCCTGTCCGACCCCGAGCTACAGAGGAGGGTTATGGAG GTGGAGCTGAGTGTGCACGGGGTCACCCACCAGGAGTGCCAGGCTGCTCTAAGAGCCACCGGGGGAGATGTGGTTTCTGCCATCCGGAACCTCAAG GTAGAACAGCTCTTCTACCTCAGCAGCTGGTCCAGAGCGGACTGCCGGCGCGTCCTGGAGCGTTACCAGTGGGACCTCTCGGCCGCCAGCCGCTATGTCCTGGCCCAGCCCTGA
- the TNK1 gene encoding non-receptor tyrosine-protein kinase TNK1 isoform X1, which yields MERCPGSPRPDMLPEAGSLWLLRLLRDLQLAQFYRPILEELNVTRPEHFDFVRAEDLDGIGMGRPAQRRLAEALKRHRSGLKSKNWVYKIFGGFAPGQKETTPPSDSLPSLPEPDGRLKCLIPDRAVCRGELLGSGCFGMVHRGLWTLPSGQTVPVAVKSLRVGPEGPEGTELEDFLREVSVMMNLEHPHVLRLHGLVLGQPLQMVMELAPLGSLHARLTAPAPTPPLPLALLCLFLRQVAGAMAYLGARGLVHRDLATRNLLLASPRTIKVADFGLVRPLGGARGRYIMGGPRRIPFAWCAPESLRHGAFSSASDVWMYGVTLWEMFAGGEEPWAGVPPYLILQRLEKDRARLPRPPLCSRALYTLALRCWAYHPADRPTFSDLEGLLQEAWPPEGRCVREVMEPGALRMEPGDPITIIEGSLDSTTWKGQNGRTFKVGSFPASAVTLVDPPATRPVLRGTPARGERHQRNADGDRGKAKLQDAPQARGQRRNVALQRTKGISKSLESVLSLGPRPTGGGSSPPELRHARTGPQGPPGRPPHLPMATSSSQPPRERPPWPKREPPNSHPIGAPGASKAAIPSGGPLSDPELQRRVMEVELSVHGVTHQECQAALRATGGDVVSAIRNLKVEQLFYLSSWSRADCRRVLERYQWDLSAASRYVLAQP from the exons ATGGAGCGCTGCCCTGGATCACCGAGACCAG ACATGCTCCCCGAGGCGGGTTCCCTGTGGCTGCTGCGGCTGCTCCGAGACCTCCAGCTGGCCCAGTTTTACCGGCCTATCCTGGAGGAGCTTAATGTGACTCGGCCGGAGCACTTCGACTTTGTAAGAGCTGAAGATCTGGATGGCATTGGCATGGGCCGGCCTG CCCAACGTAGACTGGCTGAAGCTCTGAAGAGGCACCGTTCGGGGCTCAAGTCTAAGAACTGGGTCTACAAG ATCTTTGGGGGCTTTGCCCCTGGGCAGAAGGAGACCACCCCACCCTCAGATAGCCTTCCATCCCTCCCTGAGCCAGATGGGAGACTCAAGTGTCTGATCCCAGACCGGGCTGTGTGCCGAGGGGAGCTTCTGGGCTCCGGCTGCTTTGGCATGGTGCACCGAGGGCTGTGGACACTACCCAGCGGCCAGACT GTCCCAGTGGCTGTCAAGTCCCTCCGGGTGGGTCCCGAAGGTCCCGAGGGCACTGAGCTAGAGGACTTCCTGAGAGAAGTGTCCGTCATGATGAACTTGGAGCATCCACACGTGCTGCGTCTGCATGGCCTGGTACTGGGCCAGCCTCTGCAGATG GTGATGGAGCTGGCgcccctgggctccctgcacGCGCGTCTGACGGCCCCGGCCCCCACGCCCCCGCTACCCCTGGCCTTGCTCTGCCTCTTTCTGCGGCAGGTGGCGGGGGCCATGGCGTACCTGGGGGCCCGTGGGCTGGTGCACCGAGACCTGGCCACGCGCAACCTGCTGCTGGCTTCACCGCGCACCATCAAGGTGGCTGACTTCGGGCTGGTGCGACCGCTGGGCGGTGCCCGGGGTCGCTACATCATGGGCGGGCCCCGACGCATCCCCTTTGCATG GTGTGCGCCCGAGAGCCTGCGCCACGGGGCCTTCTCGTCTGCCTCGGACGTGTGGATGTATGGGGTGACGCTGTGGGAGATGTTCGCTGGGGGCGAGGAGCCCTGGGCCGGGGTCCCGCCATACCTCATCCTGCAACGGCTGGAGAAGGACCGAGCCCGCCTGCCCAGGCCTCCTCTCTGCTCCAGGGCCCTCTACACCCTGGCCTTGCGCTGCTGGGCCTACCACCCTGCTGACCGGCCCACCTTTTCCGACCTAGAAGGGCTGCTTCAAGAG GCCTGGCCTCCTGAGGGACGTTGTGTGAGGGAGGTCATGGAGCCCGGTGCCCTGAGGATGGAGCCTGGTGACCCCATCACTATCATCGAGGGCAG CCTTGACTCCACAACCTGGAAGGGCCAGAATGGTCGCACATTCAAAGTGGGCAGCTTCCCAGCCTCGGCGGTGACGCTGGTAGACCCACCAGCCACCCGCCCTGTCCTCAGAGGCACCCCTGCCCGGGGAGAGCGACACCAGAGAAACGCAGATGG GGACAGAGGGAAGGCAAAGCTTCAGGATGCCCCTCAGGCTCGGGGCCAGAGAAGGAATGTGGCTCTGCAGAGGACTAAAG GCATTTCCAAAAGTCTGGAGTCAGTTCTTTCCCTGGGCCCCCGCCCCACAGGAGGTGGGTCAAGCCCCCCTGAACTTCGACATGCCAGAACTGGGCCCCAGGGACCCCCAGGCCGGCCACCCCACCTTCCCATGGCCACCAgctcttcccagcctcccagggagcGGCCTCCCTGGCCCAAAAGAGAACCCCCCAACAGTCACCCCATAGGAGCACCTGGAGCCAGCAAAGCCGCCATCCCCTCCGGAGGACCCCTGTCCGACCCCGAGCTACAGAGGAGGGTTATGGAG GTGGAGCTGAGTGTGCACGGGGTCACCCACCAGGAGTGCCAGGCTGCTCTAAGAGCCACCGGGGGAGATGTGGTTTCTGCCATCCGGAACCTCAAG GTAGAACAGCTCTTCTACCTCAGCAGCTGGTCCAGAGCGGACTGCCGGCGCGTCCTGGAGCGTTACCAGTGGGACCTCTCGGCCGCCAGCCGCTATGTCCTGGCCCAGCCCTGA